The DNA region AACGAGGTGGAGCAGGCGGTCCGCTGCGCGTACTGGCTCGGGCTGGTGTTGTTCAACCGCGGCGAGGAGGCCCGCGGCGGCGGCTGGATCGGCCGTGCCGGCCGCCTGGTCGCCGAGATCGGACGGGACTGCGTCGAGCAGGGCTACCTGCTGCTCCCGGCGGGCCTGGGACGCCTGGGCGCCGGCGAGCCGGCGGAGGCCGTCGCGTTGTTCGACCGCGCGCTGGACGCCGCCGACCGGTTCGACGAGCCGGACCTCAGGGCGCTCGGGCGGCTCGGGGCCGCACAGGCGCTGATCGCGCTGGACGAGCCCGACCGCGCCGTCCGGTCACTGGACGAGGCGATGGTCGCCGTGGAGACCGGCGAGGTCGAGCGTGCCGCGCGCTGCGCGTTCCGGTTGGGGTTCATGCTGATCAACCGCGGGGAGGAGGTCCGCGGCGGCGGCTGGATCGCCCGCGCGGACCGGCTGGTCGCCGACGGAGCACGCGACTGCGTCGAGCAGGGCTACCTGCTGCTCCCGGCGGCGCTGGCGCGCCTGGGCGCGGGTGACGCCACGGCGGCGTACGAGCTCTTCGGTCGCGCCCTCGACGTCGCCGAGCGATTCGACGAGCCGGACCTGCGCGCGCTCGGTCGCCTCGGATCGGGACAGGCGCTGATCGGGATGCACCAGCCCGATCGGGCCGTCCGGTCCCTCGACGAGGCGATGGTCGCCGTGGAGACCGGCGAGGTGTCGACGGTGGTCGCGGGGATCGTCTACTGCGGCGTGATCCTGCAATGTCAGCGGCTCCTCGATGTGCGTCGGGCGCAGCAGTGGACGAAGGCGCTGAGCGCCTGGTGCGACGCGCAACCCGATCTCGTGCCCTACCGCGGCCAGTGCCTGGTCCACCGGTCGGAGCTGGCGCAGATGCGCGGCGACTGGGCCACGGCGATCGCCCAGGCGCAACGCGCGTGCGCGCGACTGGCCGACCCGCCGGGGCAGCCGGCGATCGGGATGGCCTACTACCAGCGGGCGGAGCTGCACCGTCTGCGCGGCGAGTTCGCCGACGCCGAGCGCACGTACCGCCTGGCCAGCCGGGCGGGTCGCGGCCCCCATCCCGGGCTGGCGCTCCTACGCCTGGCGCAGGGACGGCTCGACGACGCGAGCGGCGCGATCCGCCGCGTCGTCGAGGAGGCGCAGGAACTCGGCCAACGCGCGAAGGTGCTCGCCGCGTGCGTGGACATCATGCTCGCGACCGGCGACGTCGACGCGGCCCGAACTGCCGTCGACGAGCTGTCACAGATCGCCGCCGAGCTCGACAAGCCGCTGTTGTGGGCCATGTCGGCGCAGGCGGACGGCGCCGTGCGTCTGGCCGAGGACGAGCCGCGGACCGCGGTCGCCGCACTGCATAGCGCGCAGTCGTTCTGGCACGAGCTGCGGGCACCCTACGAGGTGGCCCGCGTGCGGGTGCTGTTGGCGGCGGCGTGCCGTCAGCTCGGCGACGACGACACCGCACGCATGGAGGAGGAGGCGGCGCGGGAGGTCCTCACGGAGGTCGGCGCCCGCCCCGACCTCGCACGGCTCGGCGAGCGCACCGGCGGCGGTTGGGCCGAGGGGGCCGCTGGGCTGACCGCGCGCGAGGTGGAGGTGATCCGGCTGGTCGCCGCAGGGCTGACCAACCGGGAGATCGCCGATGAGCTCGTCATCAGCGAGAAGACCGTTGCCCGGCACCTGAACAACATGTTCACCAAGCTCGGCCTGTCGAACCGCGCCGCCGCGACCGCCTACGCCTACAAGCACGAGCTGGTGTAGCCACGGCCGCGTCCCTACTGCTGCGGTTGGTTGTCCTCGGCGAACGCGGCCTCGCACGCGGACGCGACGGCCGTCAGGGACGCAGTCGCGCCGTCGATGTCGCCT from Euzebyales bacterium includes:
- a CDS encoding LuxR C-terminal-related transcriptional regulator, whose amino-acid sequence is MVDMLERGREAFRRREWEVAYAQLSAVDAEDALAPGDLDRLARAAYLTGRDAECEDAWARAHQGFVDRNEVEQAVRCAYWLGLVLFNRGEEARGGGWIGRAGRLVAEIGRDCVEQGYLLLPAGLGRLGAGEPAEAVALFDRALDAADRFDEPDLRALGRLGAAQALIALDEPDRAVRSLDEAMVAVETGEVERAARCAFRLGFMLINRGEEVRGGGWIARADRLVADGARDCVEQGYLLLPAALARLGAGDATAAYELFGRALDVAERFDEPDLRALGRLGSGQALIGMHQPDRAVRSLDEAMVAVETGEVSTVVAGIVYCGVILQCQRLLDVRRAQQWTKALSAWCDAQPDLVPYRGQCLVHRSELAQMRGDWATAIAQAQRACARLADPPGQPAIGMAYYQRAELHRLRGEFADAERTYRLASRAGRGPHPGLALLRLAQGRLDDASGAIRRVVEEAQELGQRAKVLAACVDIMLATGDVDAARTAVDELSQIAAELDKPLLWAMSAQADGAVRLAEDEPRTAVAALHSAQSFWHELRAPYEVARVRVLLAAACRQLGDDDTARMEEEAAREVLTEVGARPDLARLGERTGGGWAEGAAGLTAREVEVIRLVAAGLTNREIADELVISEKTVARHLNNMFTKLGLSNRAAATAYAYKHELV